CCTGGCTTTATTCACCTGCACGGCAGCCAGCACCTTGGCCTCCACCGTTTTTTCTTCCAGATTTTTACTGCGCTCTATCGCTACCGCTTTAGCCATGCGCTACGCCGAAGAAGGGGTAGCAACTCTAAGAACGGGAGAGAATCATTTTCATCTTTTTCAGACCGAGCAAGATTTAGGGGCTTGTAGCAATGTGGTGTTTGCCGGATTATTTGGCGCCATGGCTCAGCGCCTGCCTTTGGGATTTATTTTATCGAGGATGGCTGGGGCCCTGGGTATGAGCGTGGGCGGCGCAGGGGCGATTGGATTTTTCAGACTCGCCAATCTTGTTTCTCAACACTTGGGATCATCTTTTAGATTCGCCTCCGCCGATCAAGGTGTCCGCGATCAATTTCATGCCCGACAACTCACTCATAATTTTGCCAGCGATGTCTGTTTTAATTTGGGGCACAGTGCGGGGCATCTAGTTCGTGAAAGAATCCCTGCACATTAAATTTCTAAAGTATCCCTCCCAAAAACCCTTCAGCTTTCTTTTGACTCTCCAAAAAAATTGCGTTAATTCCACTCCTCATTTTATTGATTTGCCTGTGACTTCATCAAACAAAAGGAAGATTTCATGTTCTTTGCCGCCTTTGCCAGAAAAATTTTTGGGACCAGAAACGATAGAGAATTGAAGCGTATTGGTCCTACCATTATCCAAATCAACGATCTCGAAGCTCAGATTCAAAAGCTTTCCGATACTGAACTCCAACAAAAAACCTTTGAATTCAAAAGCCGCCTCGAAAAAGGGGAGACCCTTAACAATCTTTTACCCGAGGCCTTTGCCGTCTGCCGTGAGGCTTCGCAGCGTGCGCTGGGGATGCGACACTACGATTGTCAGCTCATCGGCGGTATGGTGCTGCACGAAGGTAAAATCGCCGAAATGAAAACCGGTGAAGGAAAAACCTTGGTGGCCACTTTGGCGGTGTATCTGAATGCGCTGGAAGGCAAAGGCGTACATGTTGTGACAGTGAACGATTACCTTGCCAAGCGTGACTCGGAGTGGATGGGCCGTCTGTATCGCTTTTTGGGCCTCAGCGTAGGCAATATTGTTCACGGTTTAAACGACGAAGAGCGCCGTCAGAATTACGCAGCGGATATTACCTATGGAACCAATAACGAATTTGGTTTCGATTATCTGCGCGACAACATGAAGTTTGATCTCAGTCAGTGCGTACAGCGCCAGCTGCATTATGCGGTGGTGGATGAAGTGGATAGTATCCTCATTGATGAGGCGCGAACGCCACTGATTATTTCGGGTCCCTCCGAAGAATCGACCGATAAATATGCACGCATCGATCGCATTATTCCCAATTTAAAAGCGGTAACCGATTATACGATTGATGAAAAAAGCCGTACCGCGGTGCTCATCGAAGAAGGCGTCTCTCACGTCGAAAAACTGTTGAACGTAGGAAATTTATATGAGCCCGAAAACATGGAACTGGTACATCATGTGAATCAGGCCTTGCGCGCTCACGCCTTGTACAAGCGCGATGTTGATTATGTGGTGAAAGAGGGCGAAGTTATTATTGTCGACGAATTTACCGGTCGACTGATGCCTGGAAGACGTTGGAGCGACGGTCTGCATCAAGCGATAGAAGCCAAAGAAAAAGTGACCATCGAAAATGAAAATCAGACACTGGCCACCATTTCTTTTCAAAACTATTTCCGCATGTACAAAAAACTCTCCGGTATGACGGGCACTGCCGATACCGAAGCCGCGGAATTCAGTAAAATTTACAATCTGGAAGTCATGGTGATGCCCACCAATCGTGCCATGATTCGCGAAGACGAAGCGGATCTTATTTACAAAAATGAAAAAGGGAAATTCAGGGCCGTCATCAACGAAATTGAAGAGTGTTATAAAAAAGGCCAACCCGTGTTGGTGGGAACCATTTCCATCGAAAAATCCGAAGAACTGGCTGCGATGCTTTCACGCCGCGGGATTCCTCATCATGTCCTCAACGCCAAACAACACGAAAAAGAAGCGGAAATTGTGGCTCAGGCGGGTCGTTTTGGGGCCCTCACCATCTCCACTAACATGGCGGGACGTGGAACCGATATCTTGCTCGGAGGCAATCCCGAATTTTTAGCGCGCTCCAAAGTGGGTAAAGAGGCCATCGAAGAAGTTTATCAGGTGGCGCTGATCGATTTTAAAAAGCAGTGTGAAGTGGAAAAACAAAAGGTGATTGAAGCGGGAGGTCTGCGTATTTTGGGCACCGAGCGCCATGAGTCCCGTCGTATTGACAATCAGTTGCGGGGTCGCGCGGGACGACAGGGCGACCCCGGTTCTTCGCGTTTTTATATCTCCTTGCAAGATGATTTGATGAGAATTTTTGGTTCGGACCGTATTTCAAGCATGATGGAGCGTCTGGGCATGGAAGAAGACGAACCCATTTTTCATCCCTGGATTTCCAAGGCGATCGAAAATGCGCAAAAGAAAGTGGAGGCGCACAATTTTGATATTCGAAAAAATTTAATCGAGTTTGACGATGTGATGAACCAGCAACGCAGCACCGTCTACAAATTACGCAACGAGATTTTATCCGGCCTTGAGCTGAAAGAAAAAGTGACGGACTTCGTGGATCAACACGTGGACGCGCTTTCCCAGGAATTTCAGCCTGCCAAAGGGGAAGAATGGAATTGGAGAGGCCTGGAAGATCGCCTCTATAAAACCTATGGTTTCTGGTACGAAGAGCTCAAGACCTTGGCCCCTGAAGTTTCCAGCGATGAAGTGGGTGAAAAAATTTACAATAAGATGATCGATGTCTATGAAGAACGGGAGAAGCAGTACACCCCTGCTGTAGTGCGCCATATTGAACGGATTATCTTGTTACAAACTTTGGATACGCTCTGGAAAGATCATCTGTTGAACATGGATCATTTGCGCGAAGGCATTGGCCTGCGGGGTTACGCCCAGAAAGATCCCATCATCGAATATAAAAAAGAGGGTTTTCGTTTGTTTGAAAACATGATGCTGCAGTTGGCGGAAGATAGTCTGGAAAAGCTTTATCGGGTGCAGATCAGTTTGGAATCCAGAGATCCAAATGAGGGAAATGCGGAAAGTTCGGTCTTTACAGATAAACTGCCTACATCTGAAGCGACTCCAGTAGAATCGGGAATCAGTTTTTCAAGGCCCCTGCAAAGTCTTCAAAATCAAAGCTCTCAAAATCGCAGTATGCCCATGACTTACTCGCATGGGAATAAGACCTCAGAAAATAAAGTGACGGGATCTCAACAACGGGAAACTCCCAAGGTGGGACGCAATGACCCTTGCCCTTGCGGCAGTGGGGAAAAATATAAGAAGTGTCATGGGAAGTAGGAGAAATACAAATATGTCCGACAAAAAAATCATCACCCAAGTAAAAGGCTTTCAATTTGCCGGCGTGTATTGCGGCATAAAGGAAAGCTCCAAAAAAATGGATCTGGCGCTGATCTATTCCACGGTGCCAGCCATCGCGGTGGCTTCTTTCACCACTAATTTGGCCAAGGCGGCTCCTGTTTTAGTGGATGAAATTCAAATGAAGGGGGGCAAGGCGCAGGCGATTCTCATCAACAGTGGAAATGCCAATGCCTGCACTGGCGACAAAGGCCTGCAGAATGCCTGGAGCATGTTGAAGCAAACCGCGCAGCAATTGAATATTTCCGAAAAACTGGTGCTCATTTCTTCTACGGGAAAAATTGGAGTTCAACTTCCTCTCAAAAAAATTTCTGAGGGAATCAAACAAATTACCCCTCAACTCTCCCCTTTGTCTTTAGAAGATGCAGCCAAGGCCATTCTCACCACCGATCTCTTTCCCAAGTTTTACGGCGTAAAGGCAAAATGTGCCGGCAAAGAATATAGCCTTATCGCCTTTTCCAAAGGGGCAGGCATGATAGAACCGGCCATGAAACACGCCACCATGTTGGGTTATTTTATGACCGATTTGAATATCGCTAGACCTCTGCTGCGTAAAATTTTTAGCAGGGTCATCGATAGAACTTTCAATCGCATC
The nucleotide sequence above comes from Deltaproteobacteria bacterium. Encoded proteins:
- the secA gene encoding preprotein translocase subunit SecA, whose amino-acid sequence is MFFAAFARKIFGTRNDRELKRIGPTIIQINDLEAQIQKLSDTELQQKTFEFKSRLEKGETLNNLLPEAFAVCREASQRALGMRHYDCQLIGGMVLHEGKIAEMKTGEGKTLVATLAVYLNALEGKGVHVVTVNDYLAKRDSEWMGRLYRFLGLSVGNIVHGLNDEERRQNYAADITYGTNNEFGFDYLRDNMKFDLSQCVQRQLHYAVVDEVDSILIDEARTPLIISGPSEESTDKYARIDRIIPNLKAVTDYTIDEKSRTAVLIEEGVSHVEKLLNVGNLYEPENMELVHHVNQALRAHALYKRDVDYVVKEGEVIIVDEFTGRLMPGRRWSDGLHQAIEAKEKVTIENENQTLATISFQNYFRMYKKLSGMTGTADTEAAEFSKIYNLEVMVMPTNRAMIREDEADLIYKNEKGKFRAVINEIEECYKKGQPVLVGTISIEKSEELAAMLSRRGIPHHVLNAKQHEKEAEIVAQAGRFGALTISTNMAGRGTDILLGGNPEFLARSKVGKEAIEEVYQVALIDFKKQCEVEKQKVIEAGGLRILGTERHESRRIDNQLRGRAGRQGDPGSSRFYISLQDDLMRIFGSDRISSMMERLGMEEDEPIFHPWISKAIENAQKKVEAHNFDIRKNLIEFDDVMNQQRSTVYKLRNEILSGLELKEKVTDFVDQHVDALSQEFQPAKGEEWNWRGLEDRLYKTYGFWYEELKTLAPEVSSDEVGEKIYNKMIDVYEEREKQYTPAVVRHIERIILLQTLDTLWKDHLLNMDHLREGIGLRGYAQKDPIIEYKKEGFRLFENMMLQLAEDSLEKLYRVQISLESRDPNEGNAESSVFTDKLPTSEATPVESGISFSRPLQSLQNQSSQNRSMPMTYSHGNKTSENKVTGSQQRETPKVGRNDPCPCGSGEKYKKCHGK
- the argJ gene encoding bifunctional glutamate N-acetyltransferase/amino-acid acetyltransferase ArgJ, with product MSDKKIITQVKGFQFAGVYCGIKESSKKMDLALIYSTVPAIAVASFTTNLAKAAPVLVDEIQMKGGKAQAILINSGNANACTGDKGLQNAWSMLKQTAQQLNISEKLVLISSTGKIGVQLPLKKISEGIKQITPQLSPLSLEDAAKAILTTDLFPKFYGVKAKCAGKEYSLIAFSKGAGMIEPAMKHATMLGYFMTDLNIARPLLRKIFSRVIDRTFNRISVDGDMSTNDTAILLANGLAENELLKEMNSDAEIFEKKLEEVARYLAIKMVEDGEGATKVVEINIEGAKNEKEARLAAYAVARSELVKTSFFGQDPNWGRVFAAVGYSGATFDPKQVDIYYGKVKLVSKGIAVQGKSEAKAHQIMKAPYFTVRVQLNQGNGFFRVWTSDLNYNYVKINAEYRT